The Coregonus clupeaformis isolate EN_2021a chromosome 8, ASM2061545v1, whole genome shotgun sequence genome has a segment encoding these proteins:
- the LOC123481305 gene encoding vitamin D(3) 25-hydroxylase-like, producing the protein MLGSVVLLWLFILLLFFFIRVRRPKNFPPGPRPLPILGNLLQLDPVNPLKDLERLKRRYGNVFSLYIGSRPAVVLNGLEVVREALVTHAAEYAGRPTHLLISHVFEGKGIVTANYGSSWRDHRRFALTTLRNFGLGKHSMEEHILEEVSHICTELESSAGGSMDPQHLFHLAASNIICSLIFRERFEYDDPVILTLIQRLEELTKEALTPWAMLYEIIPVLRPLPLPFRNIFHKFNQLKEHIKKVVTKHKSSRVAGEPRDLLDCYLDQIDKTADGGSTFNHTQMVSLLLDLFLAGTDKTSNTLRSAMLHLMTNQHVQDRCHREIADVLEGRADASFEDRHAMPYVQATIHEAQRMSDTVPLSVFHTTCSDTQLYSYQLPHGTMVIPNLSSVLHEEGQWKFPENFLNEVGEFVKPEAFLPFSAGPRVCLGEGLARMELFLVLVTLLRRFRFVWPEDGVVPDFSFIFGGIQSQKPCRLGVRLRSSERG; encoded by the exons ATGCTAGGGTCGGTGGTGTTGTTGTGGCTCTTTATCCTCCTTCTATTCTTCTTCATCAGGGTCCGCCGACCTAAAAACTTCCCACCAGGACCCCGTCCCCTGCCCATCCTCGGCAATCTGCTACAGCTGGATCCTGTCAACCCCCTCAAAGACCTGGAAAGG CTGAAGAGGCGCTATGGTAACGTGTTCAGTCTGTACATCGGCTCACGGCCTGCAGTGGTTCTGAATGGCCTAGAGGTGGTTCGTGAGGCACTGGTGACACACGCAGCGGAATATGCTGGACGACCAACCCATCTTCTGATCAGCCACGTCTTCGAAGGCAAAG GGATCGTCACGGCCAATTATGGCTCCAGCTGGAGGGACCACCGGCGCTTTGCTCTGACCACGCTGAGGAACTTTGGTCTTGGCAAACACTCCATGGAAGAGCACATCCTAGAGGAGGTGTCCCACATCTGCACTGAGCTGGAGAGCAGTGCTG GCGGTTCGATGGACCCTCAGCACCTGTTCCATCTGGCTGCGTCTAACATCATCTGCTCCCTGATTTTCAGAGAGAGGTTCGAATACGACGACCCGGTCATCCTCACCCTCATCCAGAGGTTAGAGGAGTTGACCAAGGAAGCTCTCACACCTTGGGCCATG CTCTATGAAATCATACCGGTCTTGAGGCCCCTCCCTTTGCCCTTCAGGAACATTTTCCATAAATTTAATCAACTGAAAGAACATATCAAGAAGGTTGTGACCAAGCACAAAAGTTCAAGGGTCGCAGGAGAGCCCAGAGACCTCCTTGACTGCTACCTGGACCAGATTGACAAG ACAGCTGATGGAGGCTCCACATTTAATCACACTCAGATGGTGTCTCTACTACTTGATCTGTTCCTTGCTGGGACAGACAAGACTTCCAACACCCTCCGCTCTGCCATGCTACACCTGATGACCAACCAACATGTACAGG ATCGCTGTCACAGAGAGATCGCCGATGTTCTTGAGGGACGTGCAGACGCTTCGTTTGAGGACAGACATGCCATGCCGTATGTTCAAGCCACGATCCACGAGGCACAGCGCATGAGTGACACCGTTCCTCTTAGCGTGTTCCATACTACCTGCAGCGACACGCAACTATATAGCTACCAGCTGCCCCAT GGCACGATGGTGATTCCTAACCTGTCTTCGGTGCTGCATGAAGAGGGCCAGTGGAAATTCCCTGAGAACTTCCTCAACGAGGTCGGAGAGTTTGTGAAACCAGAAGCCTTTCTGCCATTCTCAGCAG gacCTCGTGTGTGTCTGGGGGAGGGATTAGCGCGAATGGAGCTCTTCCTGGTTCTAGTGACATTGCTTCGGCGTTTCCGATTCGTCTGGCCTGAGGATGGAGTTGTCCCAGATTTCAGCTTCATCTTTGGTGGGATACAGTCTCAAAAGCCCTGCCGCCTGGGAGTGCGCCTGAGGAGCAGCGAGAGAGGGTGA